Proteins from a single region of Thiomicrorhabdus sp. Kp2:
- a CDS encoding fatty acid desaturase, whose protein sequence is MFKQKADRLPVILILFVSLIDFILYFQLENIWILMGVWLLMIIPKGVISAWNHHHQHCHVFKSHILNRALEFFYALHTGVTTNLWVLHHNLGHHRNFMDQEIDESRWKRQDGSKMGIIEYTIKVTLTAYYRGFQVGKHFPKQQRQFVIYGLITALLLAVLTFYNPVNAFFLFILPMITSLAYTSWATYGHHTGLESDDQFASSHNITDKWFNTLTGNLGYHTAHHFKQGVHWSKLPELHEQIKHKIPAECFRPSFFEGIGKFLPIGK, encoded by the coding sequence GTGTTCAAACAAAAGGCTGACCGCCTTCCCGTTATTTTGATTCTTTTTGTCTCTTTAATCGATTTTATTCTCTACTTTCAACTCGAAAACATTTGGATTTTAATGGGCGTTTGGTTACTAATGATTATACCCAAAGGCGTTATCTCTGCGTGGAATCATCATCACCAACACTGTCATGTTTTCAAAAGCCATATACTTAACCGAGCGTTAGAGTTTTTTTATGCTTTGCATACAGGCGTAACCACAAACCTTTGGGTTTTACATCATAACCTGGGTCACCACCGTAATTTTATGGACCAAGAAATTGATGAAAGCCGTTGGAAACGTCAAGACGGTTCTAAAATGGGAATAATTGAATATACCATTAAGGTCACCCTTACAGCCTACTATCGTGGTTTTCAAGTGGGTAAGCATTTTCCAAAACAACAACGCCAATTTGTTATTTACGGATTGATTACCGCCTTACTTTTGGCCGTTTTGACTTTTTACAATCCAGTGAATGCATTTTTTCTCTTTATTTTGCCAATGATAACCAGTTTAGCCTACACTTCATGGGCGACCTATGGCCACCATACAGGACTTGAGAGTGATGACCAATTTGCCAGTTCACACAATATTACCGACAAATGGTTCAATACCTTAACAGGCAATTTAGGCTACCACACCGCACATCATTTCAAGCAGGGTGTACATTGGTCAAAACTTCCAGAACTGCATGAACAGATTAAACATAAAATTCCAGCAGAGTGCTTTAGACCATCTTTTTTTGAAGGGATTGGTAAGTTTCTACCGATAGGAAAGTAA
- a CDS encoding multidrug effflux MFS transporter — translation MIRIWLIVFTALASMIAPFSIDTYLPSFPAIESYYGVSRELLASSMGAYLGAFAIITLIWGPLADRFGRKYVAMVSLFGFALASAGCALAPTFDGFMIFRVLQGVLAGGVIIGSRAMVRDVFPPKEAQKTMAIVMMVFAIAPAIAPIVGGYLQTVFDWQSIFWFLTLYALITLVILLMFIEETQNREHVQSIAPKHLARSYIHALRHPIFIRLVLAQALIFGGMFVYIAGSASLMFDHLNLGPEDFWVQFVPMVGGMILGSMAAHRMTDNYSPIHMSNASFSVVGIAATMALISDFIFEPSVMSIIPFISLYAFGLSFGLPVLATMALDCLPEKRGMAASLQSLLQMGTAALVSILVVPFVHDSLLQMASATLALWFIGVVLWLSVYRETQSLVERR, via the coding sequence ATGATAAGAATCTGGTTAATTGTCTTTACCGCTTTAGCAAGTATGATTGCGCCATTCTCAATCGATACTTACCTGCCTTCTTTTCCAGCAATTGAAAGTTACTACGGCGTTTCACGTGAACTGTTAGCGTCTTCTATGGGGGCGTATTTAGGGGCTTTTGCGATTATCACGTTAATTTGGGGGCCATTGGCCGACCGTTTTGGTCGTAAATATGTCGCGATGGTCTCTTTGTTTGGTTTTGCTTTAGCTTCTGCAGGTTGTGCTTTAGCACCGACGTTTGATGGATTTATGATTTTTAGGGTATTGCAAGGGGTTTTAGCAGGTGGGGTGATTATCGGTTCACGAGCGATGGTGAGAGATGTTTTTCCTCCTAAAGAAGCCCAAAAAACCATGGCGATTGTGATGATGGTGTTTGCGATTGCCCCAGCGATTGCGCCAATTGTTGGGGGTTATCTACAAACCGTATTTGACTGGCAAAGCATTTTTTGGTTTTTAACTTTGTATGCCTTGATTACGCTGGTTATTTTGTTGATGTTTATTGAAGAAACTCAGAATAGAGAACATGTCCAATCCATCGCTCCTAAACATTTAGCTCGCTCTTACATTCATGCTTTAAGACACCCTATTTTTATTCGTTTAGTCTTGGCGCAAGCATTAATTTTTGGCGGCATGTTTGTTTATATTGCGGGTTCAGCCAGCTTGATGTTTGACCATTTAAATTTAGGGCCAGAAGACTTTTGGGTTCAGTTTGTACCCATGGTGGGCGGTATGATTTTAGGTTCGATGGCCGCACATAGAATGACCGATAACTATTCGCCGATTCATATGTCCAACGCCTCTTTTAGTGTAGTTGGCATCGCTGCTACGATGGCATTAATATCGGACTTTATCTTTGAACCATCGGTGATGAGCATTATTCCGTTTATTAGCTTATATGCCTTTGGCTTGTCTTTTGGCTTACCTGTATTGGCCACCATGGCATTAGATTGTTTACCAGAAAAGAGAGGCATGGCAGCCTCATTACAAAGTTTATTGCAAATGGGAACAGCGGCTTTAGTATCAATATTGGTGGTGCCATTTGTACATGACTCTTTATTACAAATGGCGAGTGCAACATTAGCGCTTTGGTTTATTGGGGTGGTGTTATGGCTGAGTGTTTATCGAGAAACTCAGTCCCTCGTAGAGCGTCGTTAA
- the adk gene encoding adenylate kinase — MKFILLGAPGAGKGTQAQFLTKQFNIPQISTGDMLRAAIKAGTELGKQAKAAIDAGQLVTDEIIIGMVKERIAEPDCANGFLLDGFPRTVPQADAVAEAGVEIDAVIEIDVPDEEIVNRMSGRRAHLASGRTYHIVYNPPKVEGKDDATGEDLVQRDDDKPEVVKDRLNVYHAQTAPLINYYTDVAAKNPALKYIKVDGTQPIAEVEAAIINSLK; from the coding sequence ATGAAATTCATTCTATTAGGTGCTCCTGGTGCCGGTAAAGGTACACAAGCGCAGTTCTTAACCAAACAGTTCAATATTCCGCAAATCTCAACGGGCGATATGCTTCGTGCGGCAATTAAAGCGGGCACTGAGCTTGGTAAACAAGCTAAAGCGGCAATTGATGCGGGTCAGTTAGTCACCGATGAAATCATCATAGGTATGGTTAAAGAGCGCATTGCAGAACCTGATTGTGCTAATGGATTCTTATTGGATGGTTTTCCACGCACCGTTCCTCAAGCCGATGCGGTTGCTGAAGCGGGTGTTGAGATTGATGCTGTAATTGAAATTGATGTACCTGATGAAGAGATTGTAAACCGTATGTCAGGTCGTCGCGCACATTTGGCTTCTGGTCGTACTTACCATATTGTTTACAATCCACCAAAGGTCGAAGGTAAAGACGATGCAACAGGTGAGGACCTTGTTCAGCGTGATGATGACAAGCCAGAAGTGGTGAAAGACCGTTTAAATGTCTATCATGCGCAAACAGCACCACTAATCAATTACTACACTGATGTAGCCGCTAAAAACCCAGCGTTAAAGTACATCAAAGTAGATGGCACTCAGCCTATCGCTGAAGTTGAAGCAGCGATTATCAACAGCTTAAAATAA
- a CDS encoding fructosamine kinase family protein: MDWQAFSKQLTDQLGKPIHINTAHSVAGGDIHQAYHLHTNLGNLFLKLNQPSLLALFETEAHNLNAISQSNSIRCPKLFGFGVSENSAWLLMEHLALTTKGDDFQRGRDLALMHHQIHNASQPFGWFEDNYIGHTIQKNQWHFNWVDFYGKQRLQPQLELAQLRGANAAMFELGQQLIEALPFWFKKYSPKASLLHGDLWGGNSGFAMDDASKKTSEAVVFDPACYYGDRETDIAMTELFGGFSQQFYAGYNDVFPLDTDYPKRKPLYNLYHVINHFNLFGGAYEQQAIQIMQSLLQQSRT, encoded by the coding sequence ATGGACTGGCAAGCTTTTTCAAAACAATTAACGGATCAGCTTGGCAAGCCCATTCATATCAATACGGCACACTCGGTTGCGGGTGGCGATATTCACCAGGCCTACCACCTCCATACGAATCTGGGTAATCTATTCTTAAAACTTAACCAGCCTTCTCTACTCGCTCTATTTGAAACCGAAGCACATAATCTCAACGCCATTAGTCAATCCAATAGTATTCGTTGCCCAAAGCTCTTTGGGTTTGGTGTTAGCGAAAACAGCGCCTGGTTACTGATGGAACACCTTGCATTAACCACCAAAGGTGATGATTTTCAGCGTGGTCGTGATTTAGCTTTAATGCACCATCAAATTCATAATGCCTCGCAACCTTTTGGTTGGTTTGAAGACAACTATATTGGCCACACCATTCAAAAAAACCAGTGGCATTTTAACTGGGTTGATTTTTATGGCAAACAAAGACTGCAACCGCAACTGGAGTTGGCGCAATTACGTGGTGCTAATGCGGCTATGTTTGAGTTGGGCCAACAACTCATTGAAGCACTGCCCTTTTGGTTTAAAAAATATTCACCAAAAGCCTCGTTACTGCATGGGGATTTATGGGGTGGTAATAGTGGGTTTGCAATGGACGATGCCTCTAAAAAAACCTCAGAAGCCGTTGTTTTTGACCCTGCTTGCTACTACGGTGACCGAGAAACCGATATTGCCATGACTGAACTATTTGGAGGCTTTAGCCAGCAATTTTATGCGGGTTATAATGATGTGTTCCCGCTTGATACCGATTACCCAAAACGCAAACCGCTTTATAACCTCTATCATGTTATTAACCACTTCAATCTATTTGGTGGTGCTTATGAACAGCAAGCCATTCAAATAATGCAATCACTTTTACAACAAAGCCGCACTTAG
- a CDS encoding penicillin-binding protein 1A, translating into MSEVNNPTIEINNEMAKPSAPQDPAPKPKKTKRKLFLWFIAVNFVIFGLLLPAIAATYYYLTIYPTLPDTAELKEVSYQVPLRIVTRDDKLISEIGTKKRLPLEYSEIPERMTQAIISSEDERFFEHGGVDYRGLGRAVYELITTGDKKSGGSTITMQVARNFFLTKEKTYLRKLNEIILSYKIENDLSKEEILALYLNKIFLGYRSYGVAAAAQTYYGRPIAELTLDEYAMIAGLPKAPSAYNPIANPSRAKLRRNYVLRRMNELNFITEEEMIAAQEVEVHADKHAAIIDVEADYVAEMARAFALEKFGLEALQNGLTIVTTIDSQLQAQANHAVRSGLQRYERRHGYRGAITNLDITTFEDEKTLLTALKETSNYGELKVGIVTAFNKSDTEVLMESGETISIPFNTMEWAAEFKTVNYKGKAPKKPQDVLKVGDVIYLELLDNLWQLAQDPATESSLVSLDSHDGRILALVGGYDFFRSKFNRATHGRRQVGSNIKPFLYSAGLNSGMTAATTINDAPVVFHDKNLEDVWRPENYSGRFYGPTRLRNALAFSRNLVSVRLLMQLGINEASDYIQRFGFPEEEINKHRDLSLSLGSVQFTPWEMARAYAAFSNTGFLIEPYIIDEVRDFNGDILYKTEPKIACTNNQCIPGDERNAPRIIEERNVYIMNTIMQDVIRIGSGKKAKALNREDIAGKTGTTNEQKDAWFSGFNSNIVTTVWVGFDSPTTLGRSEVGGRASLPIWMDYMQLALQAYPNVPFTQPDGIVNVPIDRETGQAVPQNTPGALMEIFREENAPEIPSVSQKQIEAITEDLFD; encoded by the coding sequence ATGAGTGAAGTAAACAACCCGACGATTGAAATTAACAACGAGATGGCTAAGCCGAGCGCCCCTCAAGACCCTGCTCCTAAACCTAAAAAAACAAAACGAAAACTGTTTCTTTGGTTTATTGCTGTTAACTTTGTAATTTTTGGATTGCTCTTACCTGCCATTGCAGCAACCTATTATTACTTAACCATTTATCCCACGCTTCCCGATACTGCTGAACTAAAAGAAGTTAGTTATCAAGTCCCTTTAAGAATCGTCACTAGAGACGATAAATTAATCAGTGAAATCGGCACAAAAAAACGTCTGCCATTAGAATATTCTGAAATTCCTGAACGCATGACTCAAGCGATTATCTCATCAGAAGATGAACGTTTTTTTGAACACGGTGGGGTGGATTATCGTGGTCTAGGCCGAGCTGTTTATGAGCTAATTACCACGGGTGATAAAAAATCTGGCGGTTCAACCATCACCATGCAGGTGGCACGTAACTTCTTTTTAACCAAAGAAAAAACCTATTTACGAAAATTAAATGAAATCATTCTCTCTTACAAAATCGAAAACGATTTAAGTAAAGAAGAGATTCTAGCCCTTTATCTCAATAAAATATTTTTAGGTTATCGCTCTTATGGTGTAGCCGCAGCTGCGCAAACCTATTATGGTCGCCCGATCGCTGAGCTTACCTTGGATGAATATGCCATGATTGCAGGTTTGCCCAAAGCACCTTCGGCTTACAATCCAATCGCTAACCCTAGTCGCGCTAAACTACGTCGTAATTATGTATTACGCCGAATGAATGAGCTAAATTTCATCACCGAAGAGGAGATGATTGCGGCACAAGAAGTTGAAGTTCATGCAGATAAACACGCGGCCATTATTGATGTCGAAGCCGACTATGTGGCGGAAATGGCACGTGCATTTGCGCTCGAAAAATTTGGTTTAGAGGCCTTACAAAATGGTCTAACCATTGTCACAACCATTGACAGTCAACTACAAGCACAGGCTAATCACGCTGTACGCAGTGGATTACAACGTTATGAGCGTCGTCACGGTTATCGTGGCGCAATCACCAATTTAGACATCACCACTTTTGAAGATGAAAAAACGTTATTAACCGCCTTAAAAGAGACCTCTAACTATGGTGAGCTTAAAGTAGGTATTGTGACCGCATTCAATAAATCAGACACAGAAGTGCTGATGGAAAGCGGTGAGACAATCAGCATTCCATTTAACACAATGGAATGGGCGGCTGAATTTAAAACCGTAAACTACAAAGGCAAAGCCCCTAAAAAACCTCAAGATGTATTAAAGGTTGGGGATGTTATCTATCTCGAGCTACTAGATAATCTATGGCAATTAGCGCAAGACCCTGCCACAGAATCTTCACTGGTGTCATTAGATTCGCATGATGGCCGTATCTTAGCCTTAGTGGGGGGGTATGACTTCTTTAGAAGCAAATTTAACCGCGCAACACATGGTCGTCGTCAAGTAGGTTCTAATATCAAACCTTTCTTGTATTCAGCTGGTTTAAATAGCGGCATGACTGCGGCTACAACTATTAACGATGCTCCCGTAGTGTTTCATGATAAAAACCTTGAAGATGTATGGCGTCCTGAAAACTACTCTGGCCGTTTTTATGGGCCGACTCGTTTACGTAACGCCCTCGCCTTCTCAAGAAATTTAGTATCGGTTCGCCTACTCATGCAGCTTGGTATCAATGAAGCCTCTGACTATATTCAGCGTTTTGGCTTTCCTGAAGAAGAAATTAATAAACACCGAGACTTATCACTCTCTTTAGGCAGTGTGCAGTTCACCCCTTGGGAAATGGCTCGTGCTTATGCCGCCTTCTCAAACACAGGCTTCTTAATAGAGCCTTATATTATTGACGAAGTGCGTGATTTTAATGGCGATATTTTGTATAAAACCGAACCGAAAATTGCCTGTACCAATAATCAGTGTATCCCTGGTGACGAACGTAATGCACCGCGTATTATTGAAGAGCGCAATGTCTACATTATGAATACCATTATGCAAGACGTGATTCGCATCGGTTCAGGTAAAAAAGCCAAGGCGCTTAACCGTGAAGATATTGCTGGTAAAACGGGAACCACTAATGAGCAGAAAGATGCTTGGTTCTCTGGCTTTAATTCTAATATTGTGACCACCGTTTGGGTTGGATTTGATAGCCCAACAACCTTAGGGCGTAGCGAGGTGGGTGGCCGTGCCTCCTTACCGATTTGGATGGATTATATGCAGTTAGCTTTACAAGCTTATCCAAATGTACCGTTTACCCAGCCTGATGGCATTGTTAATGTGCCGATTGATCGAGAAACAGGGCAAGCTGTACCGCAAAACACGCCTGGTGCATTAATGGAAATCTTTAGGGAAGAGAATGCGCCTGAAATACCATCCGTTTCGCAAAAACAGATTGAAGCGATTACCGAAGATTTATTTGATTAG
- a CDS encoding YicC/YloC family endoribonuclease, with product MNAPQNQNIQYSANSMTAFSRTQENTELGQFSWEIRSVNQRYLEISLRLPEPFRHLEMAIRNLVKQQISRGKLEISLQFEPAQTQQQIHLNQNVLTSLTQAVNEVQQSLIEATHINPLDILKWPGVLQENNKNGTQDEWESTLLTGLENALNLFSNHRLREGQSLAAMIIERCQKISQQITQLEPKLPTILEKHTNKLKQRIADLTEEMDNNRFHQEVAILAQKMDISEEIDRIKIHLTEVELILTKPVQNPNKHCESITPIGRRLDFLMQELNREANTLGSKAIDTSISQASVELKVFIEQMREQVQNIE from the coding sequence ATGAATGCCCCACAAAACCAAAATATACAGTACTCTGCCAACAGTATGACGGCCTTTTCCCGTACTCAAGAAAATACTGAACTTGGACAATTTAGCTGGGAGATTCGTTCTGTTAACCAGCGTTATTTAGAAATAAGCCTTCGCCTTCCAGAGCCCTTTAGACACCTTGAAATGGCGATTAGAAACCTGGTTAAACAGCAAATTTCACGTGGTAAACTAGAGATTAGTTTACAATTTGAACCTGCACAAACCCAACAACAAATTCACCTTAACCAAAACGTTTTAACCTCGCTGACACAAGCAGTGAATGAGGTGCAACAATCTCTAATAGAAGCCACACACATTAACCCGCTGGATATTCTAAAATGGCCAGGGGTATTACAAGAAAATAACAAGAATGGCACACAAGACGAGTGGGAAAGCACTCTTCTTACAGGCTTAGAAAACGCATTAAACCTCTTTAGTAATCACCGTTTGCGTGAAGGGCAAAGCTTGGCGGCAATGATTATCGAACGTTGTCAAAAAATCTCACAGCAAATCACTCAGCTAGAACCCAAGTTACCCACAATACTTGAAAAACACACCAATAAACTCAAACAACGCATTGCCGATTTAACGGAAGAGATGGATAACAATCGCTTTCATCAAGAAGTGGCTATATTGGCTCAAAAAATGGATATCAGCGAAGAGATTGACCGCATTAAAATCCACTTGACCGAAGTTGAACTTATTCTCACCAAACCAGTACAAAACCCCAATAAACACTGCGAGTCAATTACACCAATAGGAAGAAGGCTCGACTTTTTAATGCAGGAACTCAACCGAGAAGCCAACACTCTTGGCTCAAAGGCTATCGATACGAGCATTTCACAAGCCAGTGTTGAATTAAAGGTATTCATTGAACAAATGCGTGAACAGGTTCAGAATATTGAGTAA
- the rdgB gene encoding RdgB/HAM1 family non-canonical purine NTP pyrophosphatase, whose amino-acid sequence MTQTVVLATGNAGKLREMSDILQPYGWQVKPQSEFFSSEAEETGLTFIENAILKARYASQQTGLPAIADDSGIEVSALKGRPGIYSARYSQDLHGENTNDETNLQKLLEELAGLPSEQRQASYYCAMVYVEHENDPTPIIGLGRWYGEILTEKRGDGGFGYDPIFWVEEFAKTAAELPKAQKNQVSHRAQALNGLVMQLRRGA is encoded by the coding sequence ATGACACAAACCGTTGTATTGGCGACAGGTAATGCGGGTAAGTTGCGAGAGATGTCTGATATTTTGCAACCTTATGGATGGCAAGTGAAACCACAGTCAGAGTTTTTTTCAAGCGAGGCAGAAGAGACAGGACTAACGTTTATTGAAAATGCCATCTTAAAAGCACGTTACGCTTCTCAACAAACGGGGTTGCCTGCAATAGCTGACGATTCTGGCATTGAAGTTTCTGCGTTAAAAGGTCGTCCTGGCATCTATTCGGCACGTTATTCGCAGGATCTTCATGGTGAAAACACTAATGATGAAACCAATCTTCAAAAGTTATTGGAAGAGTTGGCAGGCCTGCCTTCTGAACAAAGACAAGCCAGTTATTACTGTGCGATGGTCTATGTTGAGCATGAAAATGATCCTACCCCCATTATTGGTTTAGGCCGTTGGTATGGTGAAATCTTGACTGAAAAGCGAGGTGATGGTGGATTTGGTTATGACCCGATTTTTTGGGTTGAAGAGTTTGCTAAAACAGCGGCAGAGTTGCCTAAGGCACAAAAAAACCAAGTGAGCCACAGAGCGCAAGCATTGAATGGTTTGGTTATGCAGTTAAGACGCGGTGCTTGA
- a CDS encoding MBL fold metallo-hydrolase RNA specificity domain-containing protein — MVPIQSFGAAETVTGSCHFLQLKSGPKILIDCGMFQGHTDHDSADPFGFNPQDVDILLITHAHLDHVGRIPKLVKEGFNGRIIATRATMDLAEVVLLDSAKIAQEDYKTSLKKAKRRGDEGEVPEPIYTIDDAKAVFDMNIQYANYNETIQIDKGVNATFRNAGHILGSSTIQLDFSDDGQNKTVVFSGDLGGCIDTVMTAPETVPNANALYIESTYGDRNHRSLEASVDEFKTAVVQTIKNQGNVIIPSFAIERTQEILILLKQMYYNDELPECKVFVDSPMAIKATAIYNQNHNHLNKTAQELFNKDGSVFDFPYLEYTISGADSMQINEVESGAIIIAGSGMCNGGRILHHFKHRLWNERNTLIFVGYQVEGTLGRNLVDGAEFIRVYGEKIKVRANRLMINGFSAHADQKDMLKWMGAFETLDKVFLVHGERDKQEVFKKAIEDKLNKTVHIVEYAEEVWV, encoded by the coding sequence ATGGTTCCCATTCAATCATTTGGTGCGGCAGAAACCGTTACGGGTTCATGCCATTTTTTACAGCTTAAATCTGGCCCTAAAATACTAATCGATTGTGGCATGTTTCAAGGCCATACCGACCATGATTCAGCAGACCCTTTTGGTTTTAACCCTCAAGATGTTGATATTCTACTGATTACTCATGCCCATTTAGATCACGTTGGGCGTATACCTAAGCTAGTTAAAGAAGGTTTTAACGGACGTATTATTGCCACCAGAGCCACTATGGACTTAGCTGAAGTGGTGTTATTAGACAGTGCCAAAATAGCACAAGAAGATTACAAAACGTCACTAAAAAAGGCCAAACGTCGTGGTGATGAAGGTGAAGTGCCTGAACCTATTTATACCATTGACGATGCCAAAGCGGTATTTGATATGAATATTCAATATGCCAACTATAACGAGACCATACAAATCGATAAAGGTGTAAATGCCACCTTTAGAAATGCAGGGCATATATTAGGCTCTTCCACCATTCAACTTGACTTTAGCGATGATGGACAAAATAAAACCGTGGTATTTTCTGGCGATTTGGGTGGCTGCATTGACACAGTTATGACTGCACCTGAAACCGTTCCAAACGCAAACGCACTCTATATAGAATCTACCTATGGTGACCGAAACCATCGCTCTTTAGAAGCGAGTGTGGATGAATTTAAAACCGCTGTAGTTCAAACGATAAAAAACCAAGGTAATGTCATTATTCCTTCCTTTGCCATTGAGCGTACTCAGGAAATTTTGATTTTACTGAAACAGATGTACTACAACGATGAACTACCAGAATGTAAAGTATTTGTAGATTCGCCAATGGCCATCAAGGCGACCGCAATTTACAACCAAAATCACAACCACCTAAACAAAACGGCACAAGAGCTGTTTAATAAAGACGGTTCTGTGTTTGATTTTCCGTATTTGGAATACACCATTAGCGGAGCAGATTCCATGCAAATTAATGAAGTTGAATCGGGTGCCATTATCATTGCTGGAAGCGGCATGTGTAATGGTGGCCGTATTCTTCATCATTTTAAACACCGTTTATGGAACGAAAGAAATACTTTGATTTTTGTAGGTTACCAAGTTGAAGGTACGCTGGGTAGGAACTTAGTGGATGGCGCTGAATTTATTCGTGTGTATGGTGAAAAAATTAAAGTACGCGCCAATCGACTGATGATTAATGGTTTCTCAGCTCATGCAGATCAAAAAGACATGCTTAAATGGATGGGCGCATTTGAAACGCTTGATAAAGTGTTTTTGGTTCACGGAGAGCGCGACAAACAAGAAGTCTTTAAAAAAGCGATTGAAGACAAGTTAAATAAAACCGTGCATATTGTGGAATACGCTGAAGAAGTTTGGGTTTAA
- the hemW gene encoding radical SAM family heme chaperone HemW: MNFTQPLPLSLYVHYPWCVQKCPYCDFNSHTLKQEVDEAAYIKALIVQLERLLPQIWGRPIVSIFFGGGTPSLISEEGLNRFLSQARALLGFSPEIEITLEANPGTVDFEKFAGFYEAGINRLSMGIQSFENEKLQALGRIHSSDEAHKAILAAKSAGFKNFNLDLMFALPNQTLEQAIADVEQAISYQPPHLSHYQLTLEPNTPFYKNPPILPNDDQAWEFQQACQQVIANAGYEHYEVSAYAQKNRQCKHNLNYWQFGDYIGLGAGAHGKITMAPEGRILRTQMPASPGGYVEAMKSPNAGRTHWLEEADAIFEFMLNALRLQQGFDLNLFTLRTGLPQNRINEILEDLQAQALIGINQDNWLMLTDKGQQYLNNVVSAFLNE; encoded by the coding sequence GTGAATTTTACTCAACCGCTTCCGCTTAGTTTGTATGTGCATTACCCTTGGTGTGTTCAAAAATGCCCATATTGTGATTTTAATTCACACACGCTTAAACAAGAGGTCGATGAAGCCGCTTATATTAAGGCGTTAATTGTGCAGCTAGAGCGTTTATTGCCGCAAATTTGGGGCAGACCGATTGTCTCTATCTTTTTTGGTGGCGGTACGCCGAGCCTAATTTCCGAAGAGGGTTTGAACCGTTTTTTATCTCAAGCTAGAGCCTTATTAGGGTTTTCACCCGAAATAGAAATCACTCTTGAGGCGAACCCAGGTACGGTGGATTTTGAAAAATTTGCAGGTTTTTATGAGGCGGGAATTAATCGTCTGTCGATGGGGATTCAGAGTTTTGAAAATGAAAAGTTACAGGCGTTAGGCCGAATTCACTCTTCGGACGAAGCGCATAAAGCGATTTTAGCGGCCAAATCAGCAGGTTTTAAGAACTTTAATTTAGACTTAATGTTTGCCTTGCCCAACCAAACCTTAGAACAGGCCATTGCCGATGTGGAGCAAGCAATAAGTTATCAACCTCCACACTTATCACATTATCAATTGACCTTAGAGCCAAATACCCCTTTTTATAAAAATCCGCCTATTCTTCCCAATGATGACCAGGCCTGGGAGTTTCAACAAGCTTGTCAGCAAGTGATTGCCAATGCAGGTTATGAACATTATGAAGTGTCGGCTTACGCGCAAAAGAATCGCCAATGTAAACATAACCTAAATTATTGGCAGTTTGGCGATTACATTGGTTTAGGTGCGGGTGCACATGGCAAAATTACCATGGCGCCAGAAGGGCGTATTTTGAGAACCCAAATGCCCGCTTCTCCTGGTGGGTATGTTGAGGCGATGAAATCACCTAATGCAGGCCGTACACACTGGTTGGAAGAAGCCGATGCGATTTTTGAATTTATGTTGAACGCTTTGCGTTTACAGCAGGGCTTTGATTTGAATTTATTTACCTTGCGAACAGGGTTACCACAAAATCGGATTAATGAAATTTTAGAAGACCTTCAAGCCCAAGCGTTGATTGGCATTAATCAAGACAATTGGCTAATGTTAACTGACAAAGGTCAACAGTATCTTAATAATGTGGTGAGTGCTTTTTTGAATGAGTAA